Within the Rhizobium favelukesii genome, the region CCGCACGCTGGAACCCGGCCTCAACCTGATTACCCCCTTCATCGAGCGTGTCGGCGCCCGCATGAACGTCATGGAGCAGGTTCTCATCGTGCCGACGCAGGAGGTAATCACCAAGGATAACGCTTCCATTTCGGCCGACGCCGTCGCCTTCTTCCAGGTCCTCAATGCCGCCGAGGCCGCCTATCAGGTCGCGCAGCTCGAGAATGCCATTCTGAACCTGACGATGACGAACATCCGCACCGTGATGGGCTCCCTGGATCTCGACGAGTTGCTGTCGAACCGCGACGTGATCAACGACCGCCTTCTGCGCGTCGTCGACGATGCTGTGCAGCCCTGGGGCATCAAGGTGACGCGCGTCGAGATCAAGGACATTCAACCGCCGCGCGACCTCGTCGACGCCATGGCACGGCAGATGAAGGCCGAGCGCGAGAAGCGCGCGCAGGTGCTTGAGGCCGAGGGCGCCCGAAATGCTCAGATCCTTCGCGCCGAAGGCGCCAAGCAATCCGCCATCCTCCAGGCCGAGGGCCAACGCGAAGCGGCCTTCCGCAACGCGGAAGCTCGCGAGCGCCTCGCCGAAGCAGAAGCCAAGGCGACGAAGATGGTGTCCGAAGCGATCGCATCAGGCAATGTCCAGGCCATCAACTATTTCGTTGCGCAGAAATATACCGAAGCGCTTGCCTCGATCGGCACCGCCACCAATTCCAAGGTCGTGT harbors:
- a CDS encoding SPFH domain-containing protein, with the translated sequence MVLGGFDIVVIALVVFVILVLFAGIKTVPQGYRYTIERFGRYTRTLEPGLNLITPFIERVGARMNVMEQVLIVPTQEVITKDNASISADAVAFFQVLNAAEAAYQVAQLENAILNLTMTNIRTVMGSLDLDELLSNRDVINDRLLRVVDDAVQPWGIKVTRVEIKDIQPPRDLVDAMARQMKAEREKRAQVLEAEGARNAQILRAEGAKQSAILQAEGQREAAFRNAEARERLAEAEAKATKMVSEAIASGNVQAINYFVAQKYTEALASIGTATNSKVVLMPVEASSLIGSLGGIGAIAKEVFGDNPTPPAPRPTQRTTPPVNPFNPTTER